Proteins encoded by one window of Anaerobacillus sp. CMMVII:
- a CDS encoding IS256 family transposase, which produces MKSIIPANEFTNQLEDLVKNFLKDKMELYLKEEIKNFIEVEKPDQGLQRNGYYERSLDTKYGKIEDISVPRDRQGEYKTQLFEPYKRRDGWLEEAIIRMYQTGMSTRDVGKFVERMVGSTNSATTISNITEVVHQDIEAWQKRPLNKRYSVLYLDGMYIKVRRDTVDKEVVYVVMGVNEDGHREILAFYVGGRESSTGWHTILADLYTRGLREVLLGVFDGLSGLEEAFLAVYPKADVQRCVVHKVRNTLNQVRKKDQVDISEGVKLVYKSPTREIAQIQFEKFKEEWSKKYPKEVQSWEQDLPVLLTFMKYPMDIRSGIYTTNWIERTIKEFRKRVKPMNSLPDIKAAEKILYLTVKSMNDKWSTRISAGFAQSKSKLQEMFTKRYN; this is translated from the coding sequence ATGAAATCTATTATACCTGCTAACGAATTTACGAATCAACTTGAAGATTTAGTAAAAAACTTTTTAAAAGATAAAATGGAGCTATACTTAAAAGAAGAAATTAAGAATTTTATTGAAGTAGAGAAACCTGATCAAGGGCTTCAACGTAACGGTTACTATGAAAGGTCATTGGACACAAAATACGGTAAAATTGAGGATATTTCTGTACCTCGTGACCGCCAAGGAGAATATAAGACTCAATTATTTGAGCCTTACAAGCGTAGAGATGGTTGGTTAGAAGAAGCCATTATTCGTATGTACCAAACTGGGATGAGCACCCGTGATGTTGGTAAGTTTGTAGAAAGAATGGTCGGCTCAACTAACTCCGCGACAACGATTAGTAATATAACGGAAGTTGTGCATCAAGATATTGAAGCTTGGCAAAAACGTCCGTTAAATAAGAGATATTCTGTACTATATTTAGATGGAATGTATATTAAAGTTCGCCGAGATACGGTGGATAAAGAAGTTGTCTATGTTGTCATGGGGGTAAATGAAGATGGTCACCGTGAAATTCTAGCCTTTTACGTAGGGGGACGTGAGAGTTCAACTGGATGGCATACTATTTTAGCAGATTTGTATACGCGAGGTTTAAGAGAAGTTTTATTAGGAGTTTTTGATGGATTAAGCGGCCTCGAAGAGGCTTTCCTAGCTGTGTATCCTAAAGCTGATGTACAGCGTTGTGTGGTTCACAAAGTAAGAAATACCTTAAACCAAGTACGAAAAAAAGACCAAGTTGACATATCTGAAGGAGTGAAGTTAGTTTATAAATCTCCAACAAGAGAAATCGCTCAAATTCAATTTGAGAAGTTTAAAGAAGAATGGTCTAAAAAGTATCCAAAAGAAGTTCAATCCTGGGAACAGGATCTGCCAGTGTTATTGACGTTTATGAAATATCCTATGGATATCCGATCTGGTATTTATACAACTAATTGGATTGAAAGAACAATAAAAGAGTTTCGAAAACGTGTAAAACCAATGAATAGCCTACCTGATATTAAAGCAGCTGAGAAGATCTTGTATCTAACAGTTAAATCGATGAATGACAAATGGTCAACTAGAATATCTGCTGGATTTGCACAATCAAAATCAAAGTTACAAGAAATGTTTACTAAACGATATAACTAA